In a single window of the Atlantibacter hermannii genome:
- the norW_2 gene encoding nitric oxide reductase FlRd-NAD(+) reductase: MSHGIVIIGSGFAARQLVKNLRKQDSQVAITLIAADSMDEYSKPDLSHVMSLGQRADDMTRQSAGEFAEQYNVRLFPYTWINAIDADAHLVKSADNQWSYDKTGSGDRRQRVYPAGSGA, from the coding sequence ATGAGCCACGGGATTGTGATTATCGGGTCGGGCTTCGCGGCCCGGCAACTGGTCAAAAATCTGCGTAAACAGGACAGCCAGGTGGCGATCACGCTCATCGCCGCCGACAGCATGGACGAATACAGCAAACCTGACCTGAGCCACGTGATGAGCCTGGGCCAGCGTGCGGATGACATGACCCGTCAGTCGGCAGGCGAATTTGCCGAGCAGTACAACGTGCGTCTGTTTCCCTATACCTGGATTAATGCGATCGATGCCGACGCGCATCTGGTGAAAAGCGCCGATAACCAGTGGTCGTACGACAAAACTGGTTCTGGCGACCGGCGCCAGCGCGTTTATCCCGCCGGTAGCGGGGCGTGA
- the hyfB_2 gene encoding hydrogenase-4 component B — MMDSLQLLLWAIVFYVAGGCASLLLRHAERIAIYAAGVSAMIGGILGIAAAWPVVMGGDAVVFATQGLFPFAAFSVRLDGLAAFMVLVISLLVVVCSLYSLSYVQEYRGRGAWGMGFFMNLFIASMVGLVVMDNAFYFIILFEMMSLASWFLVIAEQDDESVSAGLLYFFIAHAGSVLIMMAFFLLWRESGSLDFASFRTLQLSPGTASVVFLLAFLGFGAKAGMLPLHSWLPRAHPAAPSHASALMSGVMVKIGIFGIIKVGIDFTRHSTVVGDCGAGVRCGFGGAGRAVCAGRARHQTPAGLAHRGKHRDYFDGCRRRHGGDCHRPSGAGDARHSWRALPPGEPCGV; from the coding sequence ATGATGGATTCTCTTCAGCTTCTTCTGTGGGCCATCGTGTTTTACGTGGCGGGCGGTTGCGCATCCTTGCTGCTGCGCCATGCGGAGCGGATCGCAATTTATGCCGCAGGCGTGAGCGCCATGATCGGCGGCATTCTCGGCATTGCCGCCGCCTGGCCGGTGGTAATGGGCGGCGATGCGGTGGTGTTTGCCACCCAGGGGCTGTTCCCGTTCGCCGCTTTTAGCGTGCGGCTGGATGGTCTGGCGGCGTTTATGGTGCTGGTGATTTCGCTGCTGGTGGTGGTGTGCTCGCTGTACTCACTTTCGTATGTCCAGGAATATCGCGGGCGCGGCGCATGGGGCATGGGATTCTTTATGAATCTGTTTATCGCCTCTATGGTCGGCCTGGTGGTGATGGACAACGCGTTCTACTTCATCATCCTGTTTGAAATGATGTCGCTGGCGTCGTGGTTCCTGGTTATCGCTGAACAGGACGACGAATCGGTCAGCGCCGGCTTGCTGTACTTCTTTATCGCCCATGCCGGGTCGGTGCTGATCATGATGGCGTTTTTCCTGCTGTGGCGGGAAAGCGGCAGTCTCGATTTCGCCAGCTTCCGTACCCTGCAACTCTCGCCGGGGACCGCGTCTGTCGTCTTCCTGCTGGCGTTTTTGGGCTTCGGCGCCAAAGCCGGGATGCTGCCGCTGCACAGCTGGCTGCCCCGCGCTCACCCTGCCGCGCCGTCTCACGCTTCGGCATTAATGTCGGGGGTGATGGTCAAAATCGGTATCTTCGGGATTATCAAAGTCGGCATTGATTTTACTCGCCACTCAACTGTGGTGGGGGATTGTGGTGCTGGCGTTCGGTGCGGTTTCGGCGGTGCTGGGCGTGCTGTATGCGCTGGCAGAGCACGACATCAAACGCCTGCTGGCCTGGCACACCGTGGAAAACATCGGGATTATTTTGATGGGTGTCGGCGTCGGCATGGTGGGGATTGCCACCGGCCATCCGGTGCTGGCGACGCTCGGCATTCTTGGCGCGCTTTACCACCTGGTGAACCATGCGGTGTTTAA
- the citT_1 gene encoding citrate carrier gives MLGLEFVSKIAGIQISWLTWFLSFLPVGIILLIVAPWLSYVLYKPEVTHSEEVSSWASGALKELGALTQKEITLIGLVLLSLALWVFGGEAIDATAVGLLAVSLMLALHVVPWKEVTRYHSAWNTLVNLATLVVMANGLTRSGFIDWFAKTMSTHLEGFSPTGTVIALVLVFYFAHYLFASLSAHTATMLPVILAVGKGIPGVPMEHLCILLVLSIGIMGCLTPYATGPGVIIYGCGYVKSKDYWRLGAIFGVIYISMLMLVGWPILALWN, from the coding sequence GTGCTGGGACTGGAGTTCGTCAGTAAAATCGCGGGCATCCAGATAAGCTGGCTCACCTGGTTTCTGAGCTTTTTACCGGTGGGCATTATTCTGCTGATCGTCGCGCCATGGCTATCCTATGTGCTGTATAAACCGGAAGTAACCCACAGCGAAGAAGTGTCCAGCTGGGCCAGCGGCGCATTGAAAGAGTTGGGCGCGCTCACGCAAAAAGAGATCACCCTGATTGGGCTGGTGCTGCTGAGCCTGGCGCTCTGGGTGTTCGGTGGTGAAGCCATTGATGCCACTGCGGTCGGATTGCTGGCGGTATCGCTTATGCTGGCGCTGCACGTCGTGCCGTGGAAAGAGGTCACCCGCTATCACAGCGCCTGGAATACCCTGGTAAACCTGGCGACGCTGGTGGTGATGGCAAATGGCCTGACGCGCTCCGGCTTTATTGACTGGTTTGCCAAAACCATGAGCACCCATCTGGAAGGCTTCTCCCCGACCGGCACCGTTATCGCCCTTGTGTTGGTGTTCTACTTCGCGCACTACCTGTTCGCGAGCCTCTCGGCCCACACCGCCACCATGCTGCCCGTGATACTGGCCGTGGGTAAGGGGATCCCCGGCGTGCCGATGGAACATTTGTGCATCCTGCTGGTGTTGTCTATCGGCATCATGGGCTGCCTGACTCCGTACGCCACAGGCCCGGGCGTTATTATTTACGGCTGCGGCTACGTGAAGTCCAAAGACTACTGGCGGCTCGGTGCCATTTTCGGCGTGATTTATATTTCCATGCTGATGCTGGTGGGTTGGCCGATACTGGCGCTCTGGAACTGA
- the norV gene encoding anaerobic nitric oxide reductase flavorubredoxin: MAILVKNNISWVGQRDWEVRDFHGTEYKTLRGSSYNSYLIREEKNVLIDTVDHKFSREFVQNLRGEIDLADIDYIIINHAEEDHAGALTELMMQIPDTPIYCTANAIDSINGHHHHPEWNFHVVKTGDTLDIGNGKQLIFVETPMLHWPDSMMTYMTGDAVLFSNDAFGQHYCDERLFNDEVDQTELFEQCQRYYANILTPFSRLVTPKITEILGFNLPVDMIATSHGVVWRENPTQIVELYLKWAADYQEDRITIFYDTMSNNTRMMADAIAQGINEVDPHVAVKIFNVARSDKNEILTNVFRSKGVLVGTSTMNNVMMPKIAGLVEEMTGLRFRNKRASAFGSHGWSGGAVDRLSTRLQDAGFEMSLSLKAKWRPDIDALELCRQHGRDIARQWALAPLPEATVKAQPKPDDSAAAPVAADLGPCMQCSVCQWIYDPEVGEPMQDVQPGTPWSAVPDNFLCPECSLGKDVFDELAMEAV; this comes from the coding sequence ATGGCTATTCTGGTTAAGAACAACATTTCCTGGGTTGGACAGCGTGACTGGGAAGTTCGCGATTTTCACGGCACCGAATATAAAACGCTGCGCGGCAGCAGCTATAACAGCTATCTCATCCGTGAAGAAAAAAATGTACTGATTGACACGGTTGATCATAAATTCAGCCGCGAGTTCGTCCAGAACCTGCGCGGCGAAATCGATCTGGCCGATATTGACTACATCATCATTAACCACGCCGAAGAAGACCATGCGGGCGCGCTGACCGAACTGATGATGCAAATCCCGGACACCCCCATTTACTGCACAGCTAACGCGATTGATTCCATTAATGGTCATCATCACCATCCGGAGTGGAATTTCCACGTCGTCAAAACCGGCGATACCCTGGATATCGGCAACGGCAAACAACTGATCTTCGTGGAAACCCCGATGCTGCACTGGCCGGACAGTATGATGACCTATATGACCGGCGACGCGGTGCTGTTCAGTAACGACGCCTTTGGTCAACACTACTGCGACGAACGCCTGTTTAACGACGAAGTGGATCAGACGGAGCTTTTTGAGCAGTGCCAGCGTTACTACGCCAATATCCTGACCCCGTTCAGCCGCCTGGTGACGCCAAAAATCACTGAAATTCTCGGCTTTAACCTGCCGGTAGATATGATTGCCACCTCCCACGGTGTGGTATGGCGTGAAAACCCGACCCAGATCGTCGAGCTGTACCTGAAATGGGCGGCGGACTATCAGGAAGACCGCATCACTATTTTCTACGACACCATGTCCAACAACACGCGCATGATGGCGGACGCTATCGCGCAGGGCATCAATGAAGTCGACCCGCACGTAGCGGTAAAAATCTTCAACGTAGCGCGTAGCGATAAAAACGAAATCCTGACCAACGTCTTCCGCTCAAAAGGCGTGCTGGTAGGGACATCCACCATGAACAACGTCATGATGCCGAAAATCGCCGGGCTGGTGGAGGAGATGACCGGGCTGCGTTTTCGTAACAAACGCGCCAGCGCCTTCGGCTCTCACGGCTGGAGCGGCGGGGCGGTAGACCGTCTTTCCACCCGCTTACAGGATGCCGGGTTTGAAATGTCTCTGAGCCTGAAAGCCAAATGGCGTCCGGACATCGACGCGCTGGAACTGTGTCGCCAGCACGGTCGTGATATCGCACGTCAGTGGGCGCTCGCACCGCTGCCGGAAGCCACGGTTAAAGCGCAACCGAAGCCGGATGACAGCGCTGCCGCGCCTGTCGCCGCCGACCTTGGCCCCTGCATGCAGTGCAGCGTCTGCCAGTGGATTTACGATCCGGAAGTCGGTGAGCCGATGCAGGACGTCCAGCCGGGTACGCCGTGGAGCGCCGTACCGGACAACTTCCTGTGCCCTGAATGTTCTCTGGGTAAAGACGTTTTCGACGAACTGGCGATGGAGGCGGTATGA
- the betU gene encoding secondary glycine betaine transporter: protein MSEIETTPGKPKSQINKAVFFTSALLIFLLVAFAAIFPDLADKNFKLLQQQIFINASWFYILAVALILLSVTFLGLSRYGDIKLGPDHAQPDFSYHSWFAMLFSAGMGIGLMFFGVAEPVMHYLSPPVGTPETIAAAKEALRLTFFHWGLHAWAIYAIVALILAFFSYRHGLPLTLRSALYPIIGEKIYGPAGHAVDIFAVIGTVFGVATSLGYGVLQVNAGLNHLFGIPVNETVQVILIVVITAMATISVVSGLDKGIRILSELNLGLALLLLAMVLLLGPTVLLLKSFVENTGGYLSELVSKTFNLYAYEPKSSNWLGGWTLLYWGWWLSWSPFVGMFIARVSRGRTIREFVTGVLFVPAGFTLLWMTVFGNSAINLIMYKGATDLADTVQQDVSLALFNFLEHFPFSSVLSFIAMAMVIVFFITSADSGAMVVDTLASGGSSQTPVWQRIFWASLMGIVAIALLVAGGLSALQTVTIASALPFSIILLISIYGLLKALRRDMTKRESLSRATIAPTAARNPIPWQRRLRNIAYLPKRSLVKRFMVDVIRPAMVLVQDELAKQGTLSHISDEHEDRLRLEVDLGNELNFIYEVRLRGYNSPTFALSALESDEHQTEQHKYYRAEIYLKEGGQNYDVMGWNQEQLINDILDQYEKHLHFLHLVR, encoded by the coding sequence ATGAGTGAAATTGAAACCACACCCGGGAAACCGAAAAGCCAGATTAACAAAGCAGTCTTTTTTACCTCTGCTTTGTTAATTTTCCTTTTGGTCGCTTTTGCGGCGATTTTCCCCGATCTTGCTGATAAAAACTTTAAACTTTTACAGCAACAAATCTTCATAAATGCCAGCTGGTTTTACATTCTGGCTGTCGCGCTGATACTGCTCAGCGTGACCTTTCTCGGCCTTTCCCGATACGGTGATATCAAACTCGGGCCCGACCATGCCCAGCCCGATTTCAGCTATCACTCCTGGTTCGCGATGTTGTTTTCAGCGGGCATGGGTATCGGGTTGATGTTCTTTGGCGTGGCGGAACCCGTCATGCACTACCTCTCGCCGCCGGTAGGAACGCCAGAGACTATTGCTGCTGCAAAAGAAGCGCTGCGTCTGACGTTCTTCCACTGGGGCCTGCACGCCTGGGCTATTTATGCCATTGTGGCATTAATTCTGGCATTTTTTAGCTATCGGCACGGGCTGCCCCTGACGCTCCGTTCGGCGCTGTATCCTATCATTGGCGAAAAAATATATGGCCCGGCCGGGCACGCGGTGGACATCTTTGCCGTTATCGGCACCGTGTTCGGCGTGGCGACATCGCTGGGATATGGCGTGCTTCAGGTGAACGCGGGGTTAAACCACCTTTTTGGCATCCCTGTAAACGAAACGGTTCAGGTGATCCTGATCGTCGTCATTACCGCTATGGCAACCATATCGGTGGTTTCCGGGCTGGATAAAGGCATCCGTATTCTCTCCGAACTGAACCTGGGACTCGCCTTATTACTGCTCGCCATGGTGCTGCTGTTAGGCCCGACCGTTCTGCTTCTGAAATCTTTCGTCGAAAATACTGGCGGGTATCTCTCTGAACTGGTGAGCAAAACCTTCAACCTGTATGCCTATGAGCCTAAATCCAGTAACTGGCTGGGTGGCTGGACGCTGCTGTACTGGGGATGGTGGCTTTCATGGTCACCGTTTGTCGGTATGTTTATCGCCCGTGTCTCACGAGGCAGGACAATCCGTGAATTTGTCACTGGCGTTCTGTTCGTACCGGCAGGTTTTACCTTGCTGTGGATGACCGTTTTTGGCAACAGCGCCATCAATCTCATTATGTATAAAGGTGCCACGGATCTGGCTGACACCGTCCAGCAGGACGTCTCCCTGGCGCTGTTTAACTTCCTGGAACATTTCCCGTTCTCAAGCGTACTGTCGTTTATCGCTATGGCGATGGTAATCGTCTTCTTTATCACCTCGGCGGATTCCGGCGCTATGGTGGTGGACACACTGGCCTCCGGCGGTTCCAGCCAGACGCCTGTGTGGCAGCGGATTTTCTGGGCATCACTGATGGGCATTGTGGCCATTGCGCTTCTGGTGGCGGGCGGGTTGAGCGCCCTGCAAACGGTCACCATTGCCAGTGCGCTTCCGTTCTCCATTATTCTGCTTATCTCGATATACGGGCTGCTTAAAGCGCTGCGTCGGGATATGACCAAGCGGGAGAGCCTGAGCAGGGCGACAATCGCGCCGACTGCCGCCCGGAATCCGATTCCGTGGCAACGCCGGTTACGTAATATCGCTTATCTGCCGAAACGTTCGCTGGTTAAACGCTTTATGGTCGATGTCATTCGCCCGGCCATGGTGCTGGTGCAGGATGAGCTTGCGAAGCAAGGTACGCTTAGCCATATCAGTGACGAACATGAAGATCGCCTTCGTCTGGAAGTGGATCTGGGAAATGAGCTTAACTTTATCTATGAAGTCAGGCTTCGCGGCTACAACTCCCCGACATTTGCCCTTTCCGCGCTGGAGAGTGACGAGCACCAGACAGAACAGCATAAGTACTATCGCGCTGAAATCTATCTGAAAGAAGGCGGGCAAAATTATGACGTTATGGGCTGGAATCAGGAGCAGTTGATTAACGACATTCTTGACCAGTATGAAAAACATCTGCATTTTCTCCATCTGGTTCGCTAA
- the citX gene encoding apo-citrate lyase phosphoribosyl-dephospho-CoA transferase translates to MTPRFEDRAVTLPELLASRDARQARQTAWLQRHGVTLISFTVVAPGPVKDCDLTRRIFSHGLLALDALATRAGWPVKARASFAFVTGPEALIAINAPAPAVKQATISLEQTHPLGRLWDIDVLTPHGEILSRQQFSLPPRTCLICSRPAALCVREQTHTLAQLLAHMEARLNDAEHATHA, encoded by the coding sequence ATGACGCCGCGCTTCGAGGATCGTGCCGTGACGTTACCAGAATTGCTGGCGAGCCGTGATGCGCGCCAGGCGCGGCAAACGGCGTGGCTGCAACGCCACGGCGTCACGTTGATCTCGTTCACGGTGGTGGCCCCAGGCCCGGTAAAAGACTGCGATCTCACCCGACGCATATTTAGTCACGGTCTTCTGGCGCTGGACGCCCTGGCGACCCGCGCCGGCTGGCCGGTTAAGGCCCGGGCGTCTTTCGCGTTCGTGACCGGCCCGGAAGCGCTGATTGCCATTAACGCCCCCGCGCCCGCGGTGAAGCAAGCCACCATCTCCCTTGAGCAGACCCACCCGCTGGGCAGGCTGTGGGATATCGACGTGTTAACGCCGCACGGGGAGATTCTTAGCCGTCAGCAGTTTTCCCTGCCGCCCAGAACCTGCCTGATCTGTTCGCGTCCGGCGGCGCTGTGCGTACGCGAGCAAACCCACACCCTGGCGCAATTGCTGGCCCATATGGAGGCGCGTCTCAATGATGCCGAACACGCAACTCACGCTTGA
- the nikR gene encoding nickel responsive transcriptional regulator, which translates to MQRVTLSLDDDLLADVDALIQARGYQNRSEAVRDLVRAGLQDAAASSATGPCIAALFYIYDHEARELSRRLTRTFHDHHDLSLTSLHVHLDHGSCLEVSLLKGETQNVRNFADKVITERGVRHGQVIVVPVEHDDAHTHHHSHAHHE; encoded by the coding sequence ATGCAACGTGTAACCCTGTCACTTGATGATGATTTACTGGCGGACGTGGATGCGTTAATCCAGGCCCGTGGCTATCAAAACCGTTCCGAAGCGGTGCGCGATCTGGTTCGCGCCGGATTGCAGGATGCCGCAGCCAGTAGTGCCACCGGGCCGTGCATCGCGGCATTGTTTTATATTTACGATCATGAAGCCCGCGAGCTATCGCGCCGGCTGACGCGCACTTTCCACGATCATCACGATCTTTCCCTCACCAGCCTGCATGTGCATCTTGATCACGGCAGTTGCCTGGAAGTCTCATTGCTGAAAGGCGAGACGCAAAATGTGCGCAACTTTGCCGATAAAGTCATCACCGAACGCGGCGTACGCCACGGTCAGGTGATTGTGGTTCCGGTCGAACATGACGACGCGCATACCCATCATCATTCGCACGCCCATCACGAATAA
- the citG gene encoding 2-(5''-triphosphoribosyl)-3'-dephosphocoenzyme-A synthase produces the protein MMPNTQLTLEQAIIPSSFVRWCSDCAWRAMLAEVNLSPKPGLVDRFNCGAHTDMALEDFYRSADAIRLWLPRFVEMGACSAGLPTREVLAAIRPVGMACEAAMFRATAGVNTHKGSIFSLGLLCAAAGRLYQQRLPVTPQALCHLTAAFCEGLTARELIQHNTGQTAGQRLYRELGLTGARGEAEAGFPLVREHALPHFLTLTSQGVDPELALLDTLLVLMARNGDTNVASRGGADGLRWLQRQATALLRQGGIRRAADLHRLVDFDNACIARHLSPRRQRRSADRDVVFSPDFNPYLSTFTT, from the coding sequence ATGATGCCGAACACGCAACTCACGCTTGAACAGGCGATTATTCCGTCCTCTTTCGTTCGCTGGTGCAGCGACTGCGCCTGGCGCGCCATGCTGGCGGAGGTGAATCTTTCACCCAAGCCCGGGCTTGTCGACCGCTTTAATTGCGGAGCGCATACGGACATGGCGCTTGAGGACTTTTATCGCAGCGCAGACGCGATTCGCCTGTGGTTGCCGCGCTTTGTGGAAATGGGTGCCTGCAGCGCCGGGTTGCCGACGCGTGAGGTATTGGCCGCGATTCGTCCCGTGGGAATGGCCTGCGAAGCGGCAATGTTTCGCGCCACTGCCGGGGTGAATACCCATAAAGGCAGCATCTTTTCGCTGGGTCTGCTGTGCGCGGCGGCGGGGCGGTTATACCAACAGCGTTTGCCCGTCACGCCGCAGGCGTTGTGTCACCTTACGGCAGCGTTTTGCGAAGGGCTGACCGCGCGTGAACTCATCCAGCACAACACCGGGCAAACGGCAGGCCAACGGCTGTACCGGGAGCTTGGTCTCACCGGCGCACGAGGAGAGGCTGAAGCGGGTTTTCCGCTGGTGCGTGAACACGCCCTGCCGCATTTTCTGACGCTCACCTCACAAGGCGTCGATCCAGAGCTTGCGCTGCTCGACACGCTTTTAGTGCTGATGGCGCGCAACGGCGATACCAATGTGGCCTCGCGTGGCGGTGCCGACGGCCTGCGCTGGCTGCAACGCCAGGCAACCGCGCTTCTGCGCCAGGGCGGCATTCGTCGCGCCGCCGATCTGCACCGGCTCGTTGATTTCGATAACGCCTGCATAGCCCGCCATCTCAGCCCCAGGCGGCAGCGCCGATCTGCTGATCGTGACGTGGTTTTTAGCCCAGATTTCAACCCTTACCTCTCAACCTTTACCACGTAA
- a CDS encoding Predicted permease, DMT superfamily encodes MPVFAFLGVRFFFASLVLLPFCRGQPIPRHQWRQVILSGFWMALTMCLWIYSVSSTPSLGEGAFIMSLAMLFVPLTAWVMMRVRPARAYWECLPVAAIGLALLSLHSPVSFHASQGWFLLTALVQSISFCYTSRCAREVPLIPLTTAQLMMTGLVGLALTASFEHFTQPFDLSIALWVLASIFIATSLRFALQLQGQKYAAVASAALIMVLEPLFTVIAAGIWYGERLPTQKIIGGILILLAQIWFRWRMINRV; translated from the coding sequence ATGCCGGTGTTCGCGTTTCTCGGCGTACGCTTTTTCTTCGCCTCGCTGGTGCTGTTGCCGTTTTGTCGCGGCCAGCCAATCCCGCGCCATCAGTGGCGACAGGTGATCCTGAGCGGGTTCTGGATGGCGTTGACCATGTGTTTGTGGATCTACTCGGTCTCCAGTACGCCGTCGTTAGGCGAGGGCGCGTTTATTATGAGCCTCGCCATGCTGTTTGTGCCGTTGACGGCCTGGGTCATGATGCGGGTGCGCCCGGCACGCGCTTACTGGGAATGCCTGCCGGTGGCAGCGATTGGCCTGGCGTTGTTAAGCCTGCACAGCCCGGTGTCGTTCCATGCCAGCCAGGGGTGGTTTTTATTGACCGCGCTGGTTCAGTCGATCTCCTTTTGCTATACCAGCCGCTGCGCCCGTGAAGTGCCGCTGATCCCGCTCACGACCGCCCAGTTGATGATGACTGGCCTCGTTGGACTGGCCCTCACTGCCAGTTTTGAGCATTTCACCCAGCCGTTTGATCTCTCTATCGCGCTATGGGTGCTGGCCAGCATCTTCATCGCGACCAGCCTGCGCTTCGCCTTGCAGCTGCAGGGGCAGAAATATGCCGCCGTGGCCAGCGCCGCCCTGATCATGGTGCTGGAGCCGCTGTTCACGGTGATCGCCGCCGGGATCTGGTATGGCGAGCGCTTACCCACACAAAAAATCATCGGCGGCATTTTGATCCTGCTGGCGCAAATCTGGTTCCGCTGGCGAATGATCAATCGCGTATAA
- the citT_2 gene encoding citrate carrier has product MTASKDKIWKLLAPLLVMGVMLCIPVPDGMPPQAWHYFAVFVAMIVGMILEPIPATAISFIAVTICVIGSDYLLFDAAELADPKFDAGKQALKWGLAGFSSTTVWLVFGAFIFALGYEVTGLGRRIALFMVKFMGKRTLTLGYAIVIIDILLAPFTPSNTARTGGTVFPVIKNLPPLFNSHPNDPSSRRIGGYLMWMMVISTSLSSSMFVTGGRAKRAGTGVRQ; this is encoded by the coding sequence ATGACTGCTTCAAAAGATAAGATATGGAAATTACTGGCCCCATTGCTGGTTATGGGCGTCATGTTATGCATTCCGGTTCCCGATGGCATGCCGCCCCAGGCCTGGCATTATTTTGCCGTCTTCGTCGCCATGATTGTCGGCATGATTCTGGAGCCTATTCCGGCGACGGCGATAAGCTTTATTGCGGTGACGATCTGCGTTATCGGAAGTGATTATCTGCTGTTTGACGCCGCTGAGTTGGCCGATCCCAAATTCGATGCCGGTAAACAGGCGCTGAAGTGGGGGCTGGCGGGATTCTCCAGTACCACCGTATGGCTGGTGTTCGGCGCATTTATTTTCGCGCTGGGGTATGAAGTGACCGGCCTTGGCCGTCGTATCGCGCTGTTTATGGTTAAGTTTATGGGCAAGCGCACGCTAACGCTTGGCTATGCCATTGTGATCATCGACATTCTGCTGGCCCCGTTCACGCCGTCAAATACCGCCCGTACCGGTGGGACGGTCTTTCCGGTGATTAAAAACTTGCCGCCGCTGTTCAACTCTCATCCCAACGATCCCTCTTCACGCCGCATCGGTGGGTATTTGATGTGGATGATGGTGATCAGTACCAGTCTTAGTTCGTCAATGTTTGTTACCGGGGGCCGCGCCAAACGTGCTGGGACTGGAGTTCGTCAGTAA
- the hycB2 gene encoding formate hydrogenlyase subunit 2 yields the protein MNRFVIAEPQLCIGCNTCMAACSEAHKAQGLQSHPRLTVTRADAQTAPMLCRHCEDAPCARVCPVNAITHENNAIVLNESLCIGCKLCGLACPFGAITPSGSRPLSIPTQFENYVPANLLADVPESPASMNPFLAWNAGVRSVAVKCDLCDFNPEGPACVSVCPTAALKLVDERAIAREAKARRLAAMSSLPPELNLFPTYSQEQKL from the coding sequence ATGAATCGCTTCGTGATTGCGGAGCCACAGCTATGTATCGGATGCAACACCTGTATGGCTGCCTGTTCGGAAGCCCATAAGGCTCAGGGACTACAATCGCATCCACGTCTGACCGTCACCCGAGCTGACGCGCAGACCGCCCCCATGCTTTGCCGTCACTGCGAGGATGCCCCCTGCGCCAGGGTGTGTCCGGTGAACGCCATTACGCATGAGAACAACGCCATCGTCCTCAACGAAAGCCTGTGTATCGGCTGTAAGTTGTGCGGTTTGGCTTGTCCTTTCGGGGCTATCACGCCATCGGGCAGCCGCCCATTGTCTATTCCCACGCAATTCGAAAATTACGTCCCGGCAAATCTGCTGGCGGATGTGCCGGAAAGCCCTGCCAGTATGAACCCCTTCCTTGCCTGGAATGCGGGTGTACGCAGTGTGGCGGTGAAATGCGACCTGTGTGATTTCAACCCGGAAGGCCCGGCGTGCGTCAGCGTTTGCCCGACCGCCGCGCTGAAACTGGTGGATGAACGCGCCATCGCCCGGGAAGCGAAAGCACGGAGGCTGGCGGCGATGAGTAGCCTGCCGCCGGAGCTGAACCTGTTCCCCACTTACTCTCAGGAGCAGAAATTATGA
- the norW_1 gene encoding nitric oxide reductase FlRd-NAD(+) reductase produces the protein MLTLNSQLEYRACESQLFDARRVLIVGGGLIGSELAMDFTRAGKAVTLVDNTASILATLLPPEVSSRLQHRLTEMGVHLLLNSQLLTLEQTASGIRATFDRDRHIEVDAVIAATGLRPETALARSAGVEVNRGIVVDNTLRTSKPDIYALGDCAEIDGQLMPFLQPIQLSAMTLAKNLLGSHAPLKLPAMLIKVKTPALPLHLAGETRRSDLNWQITTEAQGMVAKGMDAEGQLRAFVVSEDKMKEAFSLLKALPC, from the coding sequence ATGCTGACGCTCAACAGCCAGCTTGAATACCGCGCCTGTGAGTCCCAACTGTTTGATGCGCGCCGCGTATTGATCGTCGGCGGCGGCTTGATCGGCAGCGAACTGGCGATGGACTTCACCCGCGCCGGTAAGGCAGTGACGCTGGTGGACAACACTGCCAGCATTCTGGCGACATTATTGCCGCCGGAAGTCAGCAGCCGTCTTCAGCACCGCTTAACGGAGATGGGTGTGCATCTGCTGCTGAATTCGCAGTTGCTGACGCTGGAACAGACCGCGAGCGGCATTCGCGCCACGTTCGATCGCGATCGTCATATTGAGGTCGACGCGGTGATTGCCGCCACCGGTCTGCGTCCGGAAACGGCCCTGGCCCGTAGCGCAGGCGTCGAGGTCAATCGCGGGATCGTGGTGGATAACACTTTGAGGACCAGCAAGCCGGATATTTATGCGCTGGGCGACTGCGCGGAGATCGACGGGCAGCTTATGCCCTTCCTGCAACCGATCCAGCTCAGCGCCATGACGCTGGCGAAAAACCTGCTCGGCAGCCATGCGCCGCTCAAGCTACCCGCCATGCTGATTAAGGTGAAAACGCCCGCGTTGCCGCTGCACCTGGCAGGCGAAACGCGCCGCAGCGATCTTAACTGGCAGATCACGACCGAAGCCCAGGGCATGGTCGCGAAAGGGATGGATGCCGAAGGCCAGTTGCGCGCCTTCGTGGTGAGCGAGGATAAAATGAAAGAGGCGTTTAGCTTGCTGAAAGCGTTGCCGTGCTGA